From the genome of Nicotiana tabacum cultivar K326 chromosome 2, ASM71507v2, whole genome shotgun sequence:
TTGACGCATTGAAGGAACCTACACACAAAAGTTCACCAAATTATATAATAGGAGATGTAGAAGAAAAAAGAGTTGAGCATTTTGACTCGATCTGAGGAAGGGATCCAAGAAGAGAAACAAATGATTGGGGTTGAGCTGAACCCTAATTACAATTACTGGGTACAGCTGAACCCTAATATTTTCGATGCAGAGAATACGTGAAAATGTACCAAAATTTGAACATACAAATTGAACCCATACTTTCAAAAATACAATGAGCTCAATGGTAAGAACTTAAAAGTTGATCCCATCAAATTTAAGTCCAGAATCCGCCTAGGAGGGGCTTGATGACATGGCTTGGGTAAAGAACAAGGTGGAAGAATCCCCACTGAAAAATCCAAAAACCAATACACTGTTCCCAATACACACTCTTGATGTATGTACCACACCAAATAAACCAATATAAACAGAAACTAGGGCTGTTTATACAATTCTGCCATTTCAGACATGTTGACTTGGCCCCTGTTATATATCACCACTGATTAGATGAATCAAAACCACCTCCTTCCATTTAAACTACCAGATTCTTAGTGGACTGGTGACTGGTGAACTTCTAATCCACAGTGATAAAACTTACAAACTCTTGTAAACATCTTTTTAATAGAGAAAATGTTATGTGAAGTTGCAGCACTCCCTTGAGAGAACAAATTTTCACCTACAATATTTCCCAGGCTTGAAGGTAAAATTAGTGGCCAGAAAAGCACACAAAACATGGGTCGTATATTCTTTTGCTGACCTAAGCTTCCACAACATTATAGCATTTCAAACAAGATAAGTTGTAAatcattatcttgttattgttacTACTTCTTTTTCGGTTGTGCTTtgcttgagccgagagtctatcagaaacaacctgTGTACCTTCGCAAGATAGGAGTAAGGTATGCATACACAccatcctccccagaccccacttgtgggattatactgggtttttttccctttctttttctttctgctGTTGTTATAAGTTGTAAATCATTAGTTTTTAGTTGCAAATTGGTTTTTCTTTTCTGGATAGAATAAAGGAAATACGAAACTGTAATCAAGCAATATACAAATATCCAAACACTACCCCaacccccccccaaaaaaaaaaaaatttttagaGCGTAAACATTAAAAATGGTACTCCTATGTACTGCCTTTCTTATCTCTCATGATTCTTGCAAACACAAGAATTGGAGATGGTTCAACGTACCGAATGATATCCAAGGCGGAATATCAATGAATTGTTTTCCGATAGAAACATTTCAGCCCACTTCAAGCCAACACTGTGCATTGTCTTTAATAATGTGAGGTGCTCCTTCTGAACATCTGCAAGACGGTCAAGACCTTCAATACGTGCCAAAACTAAGAGGTGTTTCTGAGCCTGCAAAAGGAATACATATATTTGTCAAATTCACAAGGGAGAAATGCCAAGCGGGGGGAGGGGCAGGGAGAGAGGAAGATAACCTTTGGATAAAGATCATTCAGTACAACAACATCATCTGACTTCTCTATTATATTCTTATGCCTCTCAGGATGCATTGCAGTGTCGTAAAGAGCTTGAGCCCATGAGCCCCATGCCTTTCTTGTCTGTTCACCAGTATTTCCATCTCCAGAACTTCCAACATTGGGTCCAAGTTCTTTCACAAAGCTTTTGTACTTCTTGTTCATGTCAACTTCACAGACAGCTTCCCGCTTGGCTTTCTCACCATTTGTAGAACCTTGCTCTGCTTGAGCTTCTCTTTTCAGttctttttcaaaattatccTTAACCGGTTTTCCTTGAGTCCTAACTATAAAAGCAAAACCATCAAAAAGTGATGAGTAAGCTTCCCGGAGTATTTGACAGCCCTTGACGTAGTCATTGTTGAGATGGTTTGGTCTCTGGGAATTCATATTTGGTCCAAGGACATGAATGACATGAGTAACCCCTTCCCTACTAAACAAGGGAGAAGATGAAGGAAGAGGGACGACAATAGCTTTTCCAGGATTAAGGGATCCAGCTCTAACTTTGGTTGCAGTTTCAAGGGCAGGACCAGCTGCACTAAATATAGCAGCATTTACACCTCCACCTCCTGGTTTTAGTCGCCTGAGAAAAGTTGGCTTTTAGATGACAAGCAAATCAAGCAACAACACATAATATCTTGGCAAGATAATATTACGCTTCAATAGAAACAGAAAGAATGCGTGTCGACGGAGTATTATATTACGGGTGGGTGAGCTTACAACTAAATTAGTATCAAGAACCTGCTGGACATAACTAGAAAATGGAAATATCTGCAAGATTGTTTAGCACCCTGCTATTTAATGGCTCTACATGCACACGTCATCATCAAAACCACGGATGTGTACCACATTGATTCATGAATCATGAAAGTAGATTTCCGCTAGAAGTATCTCTCCCTCCACATTGCAGCTCTCGCAAAAGAAGGCTAGTTTAGGCACAAGACTACACATTATTCCATTTGTTTTACATGCCATTAATctaccttaatttttttttcttgaaaaaacaGTTCTTCATCTCGTTGAAAATTTTGGAATACTTTCATTTACATCTGACTTATAGGTAAACTTTGGAGCCACCATAAAAGGTGGTGTTCAAATGAAACCACTTGCTTTCCCTCACCAACTTTATTTTTCATTAAACAAAGCTTCCACCACAGAACATGCAAACAGAAAGAAATTTTCTGGTAAGGCTCTCGCAGAGTTAAATCAATTTTCTCGTTTTCGCTAGCACAGTATAATGGCGCAGAGATTTACCAGTTAGTGGCATTAGCAATCACGGTGCAGTGCAAACCTCCTTCCGAGTATAGTTTAGTTATATTCCCCGCAAATGTAAAAAACTTTTTGGTGTCGATGTTCTTCTCTGCAGCTTTAGCCTTGACAAGGGACAGTATTTTTGAATTCTGAGACAAATCCACCAAGACAAGCCTAGCATTTCCAAGCTTATTTACATATTCTTCAACCTTTTCAACTATTATATCCGATGCTTTATCAAGATTGAAATGGAAATCTGCTGTAGAAATAGATGGAAATGCAAGTGTGGGGGTATTTTCTAAAGAAATGTTACTGCCAGCAGATGCCATTTTAGGTTCTTCACGGCTCTCTAGTACTTGGTTGGAGTCCTTTTCCTTGGTGGCATGAGATTGAATATTCTCTGGAGAGACATTCGTCACAGTATCAGAACATCCAGGAGGATCTTTCTTTTTTAGGAACTTCATTATACCAAGTTGGACTTTGGCATCTGAGTTCTTCTGGCCGAAAAAGCCTGGTGGAAGTTTATCTGACGGACCAAGTGCAGTGTAAGTATTGATTGCAGCTTGAACATCTTTTTCATCTTGGCAAACCGTAATTCGAGTATAGCCTTCATTCAGCTTAGGCAACTCTTTCTTTTGTAGCATCCTATTCACAACTGCAGCAGCCTTCCCACCTTGCAAATTTCCTTCATGCCCCGTCCTCTTAACCGACCGAGAAATACAAACCTTAGCTGGAAGATCAAGCACAACAGCATGCTTCTCAACTTCTGGACCAACAAGCTTCAAAAAATCGGCCCGCTGTTCTCTATCCAAGTTGCATCTATCTATAAATACACTTTTTCCTTCCTTTAGCGCACTAGCTGCACCTGTCAAGCATTGGTTCTTTGTCCCAGCCTTACCATTCCCAATGGTATCCTACAATAGCAAATAGAACTTGTCAATCTTCCAAAGTGAGACCTTATCTTTCTAATAACATGTTTTGACATAGTATTCCATCTAATAAACTGCAGGGTGCTGGTAAGTTCGGTAGAGAATAAACATAAACATGCTTCAAATCCTAATAATCAGCAAGAAACCTAAACTTGTCGTATACATACATGAAATGCAACACTAAGCTACTCCGGCCAGAGTGAAAAACTATAAAACAacacttcattttctttttctagtaCAAGCGATGAGGGGCTTTGGAAGAGGAGTGTAAAGGGGAACTGGCAGTACCCTCGCTTACTCTTAAGGCAGGTGAAATTGAATCAAATGCCAATTTCCCATAAAGTTAGCACCTACAAATCTATTGAATATATGAACCATATGCACTACCCCAGTACCCATATAAAAAGCAACCTTTTAATTCACCTTGAAACTTTCTACTCCAGTCTTCTTACAGAACAAACTGTAGATTCCCAAAATTCAAAACATGCATGCACATTGTACCACAACCAGCAAATATATCCTCTTCGGCCCAAAAAGAATGGCGGAGGATCAACTCATTTAATTTCCCTGGTGAAATTCAGGCATAATTTCTTAGATTATTGAAACAAAATTTACACATTTCGGAGTTCAGCTCACAATTTTTTATATCTAGATACATTCAAAATATTTGAAAACATCATAGCCAAAGGAAAAATTGTTCGACAGCCCAACAGTAAAATTGTTACTGCTACCTTTTTGGGACAGTAAAACATCATAGTCAAAGGACCCCATTCAGCCATTCCATCATATAGACACATTTTTGCAACATacatacaaagaaagaaaactaCTGTTAGTACTAACAGATAAGAACTAACCTGGCAAATACGAACCCAAGGGCGGGTAGAGACTCGCATTACAAGGTCACAAAATGTAGACTTACCACTTCCTGGAGCACCCATCAATATTACCATTATGGGTTTCGCTTCATCCTTCCCTAATttcaatcaattaatcaaacaattgattttttttatatatacatatatatatatataaagaatgaACAAATTGAGAAAAAGATGACTGTTAAAACAAGAATTACCTTTTGAATTAGTTTCAGGATCAATCTCCATTGCTTCCATAGTAATTAGGAGATGCAAAAAGTAAGTTGTTTCTCGCACTAAATGAGGAATTGGATCGTTTTACATGCTTTTGAGGAGAGTTTCGGAGCTTTTCAGGTTCCTCGAGACACTTCTTAAGGAACTTCTACGCAGGGAGAGGAACTGTTTAAatattccttttggttttaatattttttctaattGAAAATTGAAAGCTTGTGTTTTCTTTCCTCTTTCTCCTTCGCACCTTAtggccaagcttctccaagtccaaaaatatttttatttaaaaaaataaaatatttttttttcaaaattaaggtgtttgaccaaaaaatttttttaaaaaaatactttttgcaTAGAGGAAGAAACAATTTTTGAGATAAAAGCactcttgaatttttttttacttaaaaaCAGTTTCTAAATATTTGGCCAAACATTAATTGTAACTCAAAAACACTTTTCAAGTTGATTAATCAAACACAAATTACTTTTTACCAAAAAAACTTCTTCGAAAAATACTTTTACAAAAAAGCTCTTTTTAgataagttgattttagaagcttggtcaAATATCACAATGAGAACTATGACAAAAGTAGATCTGGTGGGATAACATCACAATGACCCACCACCGGCCCCAATATCTGACCCTACAACCGCCTTTGTAGCTACCAACATTTCGACATGTAGTCTACATACAACGACTCAAACCTCCTCGCCACCTACGATCACCACCAAAAAGGGCACATTGAAACATAGCCACCAAACAAACACCGCAAATTCTGATAACCCAAACCATACTACCAATAACTATAGTGCTGGAAGGGCTCCTACTCCTAGTGCTCTTGGCACCTCAAACAAAAACCAAACCAACACTGCTATCTCACACACCATACCACCACAACCAAAAGTTTTAGCCAACTTTGATAAACCAGAGAGGAGGAATAAGGAGCAATCTGGAGCAAACATACAAGAAAAAGGAAACACATAAGAAATCATTAATCCACCTCCAGTACCAGCTACAAAAGGGACAGTTATTGATGACAAAACTACTCAGATTGGGGCTAATAGGTGGACTAAGAAGTATTTAAACCATCTTTTGCTGCAGTTGTCCAAGCAGAGCTACCATCTATGACTGAAGGTGTCAAGTCAGTAGAGATAAAATATGGTACCCATCTAGGTAAGTCGACCATATTTTTCAGTGCTGAAGATTACTTCGTGAATTTAGCAAAAGAATGTAGACTCACCCTAATTGGAAAATTTTATAAGGGAAAGCCTTCAATAGAGGATATTAGGAAGGCTTTTATTAGACAATATCATCTGAAAGGATAGGTAAAGagtgtttattttgattttcagcATGTCTATATTAATTTTTCTAATGAAGTTGATTATACTCACATTCAAAGCAAGAAGTTTGTGGATATTGATGGGACCCCTATGAAGATTATGTTGTGGACACCTGACTTTAAACCTGAAGTAGAGACACCAATTGTGCCGGTATGGATTCTTATTCATCAGTTGCCTTGTCACTTGTTCAAATGGGGAATTGTATCTAGAATGGTTCAATATCTAGAGGTTTCCATTGCTCCTGATCAAGCCACATATTCAAAATTCAGAGGCAATATTGCTAAAATAAAAGTGGAGATTAATTTGCTTAAGCCAAAATTGGATCAGATATGGCTAGGTTTCAACAGGATAGACGGCGGTGGGGATGGAGTATGGCTTGATATAGAGTATGAGGGTGTGCCTTCTTATTGTCTATATTGCAAAATACAAGGTCATGTGGAAAGTCAATATCGAAATAAAATCAGGGATGAGAGGATAAAACAAAACAGGGAGGAAAGACTCAAAATGGACAAAATTAATCAACAACATGATATTCCCTCAACCAGTGAAGGGGTCCAAAATAAAGAGGAGGAATTCAAGACTGTGACTCGAAAAGGAGCTACAAGAATTAAGACCGGGCCAAAACTGAGCCAACAAGAAGGAATGGATCAGATGAATGGTCAAATAAAGGAAAGGAGTTAAAAAAAAAGTGATGGCATTGTTATCAAAGAACCTACTATGATGACACAAAAAAAAGTAATTAAAGAAATATCAGGGAAAGGGAAGGCAATTGACACAGGAGACACAAAAACAATGCATGGTGAATTAGTGAATCAGAGTAAACATGATACAAAACAGGATGATACAAAAAAGAAGCAGAAGAACAAAAGAAACAtgggtaaaaattataaaaacaataaCAAAGTGAGTGaaggcaatcaacaacaacatgtggAACAACAAAAAGAGTCACAAACAAATGGCAATGGGGTAATTATGAACGACATGGATACAACTAGGAAATGAGATCAAAGTAATAAGAGGCAGCATGTGAAAGTTTTACAATCAAGCCTGAAGATTATGCATCAACTGGAAGAAGAACAAAagggaaacaaagcaacaaaccaCATCATTGACCCCAAGAGAGGTACAAAAGGAATTTAAGAAGCTAATATATGGTACTAATCTTGAAAAAGATATTAACCAGGAGCAAGAACAGTCATCTGATGGTGCATCAAACTCCATTGATGAGGAGAATGAAAACTGAAGATAATGACTCCGAAGATGAAGGTAGTTCAGAAGAAAGTGAGGAGTATGCAAGTGTGGATAGTGAGAAGGAGAATAGTGATACCATTGCTGACAAGTTAGTGGAAGTCATTGTTGGATAAGAACCAATCCCAACAGTTATGTCTAATATTATCAACTCAGGTTATCTATCGTCAAGGGAAAGATCTAATACAAGGGGGTAGAGCACCATCAAGAGGAAGAAGGGGAAGATTTTTTTCACAAAGGCCTGAAAAGGCTACAAAGAACAAAATCCTCTCTGATAAGTGATTATATTTAAGTCCATATTTTAGAATATTAGGAGCATCAAAACCAATGGTGCTCTTGAGATACTTAGACAAATGATTAGATTAAACAAGTTTTCTTTTATTGCTTTAGTTGTACCTTTTGATAATGCTAATAAATTGGAGAAATACATAAGATCATTGGGATACCACAATGCTTATGCAAATAGCAACAACCAAATTTGGTTATTTTGGAAAGAAGATCTGGATTGTGTAGTTATAGACGAAGATGAGCAGCAGATAACATGCATCATTAAACATAATGGAATTTCTTTATTAATTTCATCTGTTTAGGCTAAATGTGAGGAGGACCTTAGAGAAGAATTATGGAATAAGCTGAGAAACCTATGTGATAATTTTAAATTGTCCTGGTTTATTGTAGGAGATTTTAATTGTATCACTGGGGCTGCTGAGAAGAAGGGAAGCACACCTCATAGAATGTCCAAGAGTCTCTCTTTTATTCAATGTATCATGGATTGTGAATTGGTGGATGCAGGTTATTCTGGAATAAATTTTACCTGGTGTAAAGGTTGGTGTCCTAAAAGAAGAATTTGGCAAAGATTAGATAGGGTTGTAGTTAATAATGATTGGTTAAATTTTTTGATGTTACAACAGTCACTCACCTAGTGAGAACATGATCTAATCACTCACCTCTATTGACTCATGTCCGATCAAAACAGTCTGAACCTATTAAATATTTTAAGTTTCTGAATTTTTAGACTGAGGAAACTGAATTTATGGATATGGTGGAGCAGGCATAGAGAGAAGAGGTTCATGGATCTCCTTTGTGGAAGTtccatttgaagttgaaaaacaCTTGCAAAAAATTATCAGCTTGGTCAAAGAACACTGTTGGTAATATTTTTTATAATCTTAAGGTATTGGAAGGAAGAGTTGCAGAACTTGAAGAATTGTCCATTTTAGATAACTCAGCTACTAACAGGGCTGAGCTGAACCAAGTAAATGCAGAGCTAATTAGAGCTATTAAAAAGGAGGAGGAATATTGGAGACAGAAATCTGAAATTAAATGGTTTGTTGAAGGTGAAATCAATTCGAGATTCTTCCACTCCGTGGTTAATAGGAAGAGAAGAAGTTTAactttaaagaaaatgaagaaagaggATGGTAACTGGATTGAATGAGATGATGACATTGCTGATGAAGCTATCATATTCTTCTAAAAATAGTTTACTAGGGAGGAACATCATGTGGACCTGTCATTGCTACAGTTGGTTCCAAGGATGATTGGAGAAGATGACAATGAAAAGCTGACTGCCCCACCAACACTGGAAGAAACAAAAGATATTGTCTTTTCCATGAGCATCCATAGTTCTCCTGGACCTGACGGAATATCTGGGAAATTCTACCAATCATGATGGGAAATGATAAAGGAGGATTTACTACTAATGGTACTTGATTTTTTTGCAGGTACTGAAATTCCGAAGGCAATCACTCATACCTGCCTTACTCTAACTCCTAAGGTGGAACACCTTTAGCAATTTACCGAGTTAAGACCCATAAGTCTTGGAAATTTCTCTTGCAAGATTATTTCAAAGTTGATGAATTAAAGACTATGTCGTTTTATACAGAAGCTGATATCACCATCTCAAACTGGATTCATTAACGGAAGGTCCATCACTGAGAATATCATTTTAACTCAGGAAATGGCGCATAATATTAAACAACCATCATTAGCTGACAATGTAGTAATGAATCTAGACATGGATAACTCTTATGATAGACTTTCATGGGAATACTTATGCCAAGTATTGAGGCAGATGGGGTTTAATAAAGTACTGATTG
Proteins encoded in this window:
- the LOC107789889 gene encoding transcription factor bHLH140 isoform X4, giving the protein MLQKKELPKLNEGYTRITVCQDEKDVQAAINTYTALGPSDKLPPGFFGQKNSDAKVQLGIMKFLKKKDPPGCSDTVTNVSPENIQSHATKEKDSNQVLESREEPKMASAGSNISLENTPTLAFPSISTADFHFNLDKASDIIVEKVEEYVNKLGNARLVLVDLSQNSKILSLVKAKAAEKNIDTKKFFTFAGNITKLYSEGGLHCTVIANATNWRLKPGGGGVNAAIFSAAGPALETATKVRAGSLNPGKAIVVPLPSSSPLFSREGVTHVIHVLGPNMNSQRPNHLNNDYVKGCQILREAYSSLFDGFAFIVRTQGKPVKDNFEKELKREAQAEQGSTNGEKAKREAVCEVDMNKKYKSFVKELGPNVGSSGDGNTGEQTRKAWGSWAQALYDTAMHPERHKNIIEKSDDVVVLNDLYPKAQKHLLVLARIEGLDRLADVQKEHLTLLKTMHSVGLKWAEMFLSENNSLIFRLGYHSVPSMRQLHLHVVSQDFDSKHLKNKKHWNSFNSPFFQDSVDVIDEVSQNGKATLKDENFLSMELRCHRCQSAHPNIPRLKAHISSCQASFPAFLLQNGRLVFLAGKDANH
- the LOC107789889 gene encoding transcription factor bHLH140 isoform X1, with protein sequence MEAMEIDPETNSKGKDEAKPIMVILMGAPGSGKSTFCDLVMRVSTRPWVRICQDTIGNGKAGTKNQCLTGAASALKEGKSVFIDRCNLDREQRADFLKLVGPEVEKHAVVLDLPAKVCISRSVKRTGHEGNLQGGKAAAVVNRMLQKKELPKLNEGYTRITVCQDEKDVQAAINTYTALGPSDKLPPGFFGQKNSDAKVQLGIMKFLKKKDPPGCSDTVTNVSPENIQSHATKEKDSNQVLESREEPKMASAGSNISLENTPTLAFPSISTADFHFNLDKASDIIVEKVEEYVNKLGNARLVLVDLSQNSKILSLVKAKAAEKNIDTKKFFTFAGNITKLYSEGGLHCTVIANATNWRLKPGGGGVNAAIFSAAGPALETATKVRAGSLNPGKAIVVPLPSSSPLFSREGVTHVIHVLGPNMNSQRPNHLNNDYVKGCQILREAYSSLFDGFAFIVRTQGKPVKDNFEKELKREAQAEQGSTNGEKAKREAVCEVDMNKKYKSFVKELGPNVGSSGDGNTGEQTRKAWGSWAQALYDTAMHPERHKNIIEKSDDVVVLNDLYPKAQKHLLVLARIEGLDRLADVQKEHLTLLKTMHSVGLKWAEMFLSENNSLIFRLGYHSVPSMRQLHLHVVSQDFDSKHLKNKKHWNSFNSPFFQDSVDVIDEVSQNGKATLKDENFLSMELRCHRCQSAHPNIPRLKAHISSCQASFPAFLLQNGRLVFLAGKDANH
- the LOC107789889 gene encoding transcription factor bHLH140 isoform X2, translated to MVILMGAPGSGKSTFCDLVMRVSTRPWVRICQDTIGNGKAGTKNQCLTGAASALKEGKSVFIDRCNLDREQRADFLKLVGPEVEKHAVVLDLPAKVCISRSVKRTGHEGNLQGGKAAAVVNRMLQKKELPKLNEGYTRITVCQDEKDVQAAINTYTALGPSDKLPPGFFGQKNSDAKVQLGIMKFLKKKDPPGCSDTVTNVSPENIQSHATKEKDSNQVLESREEPKMASAGSNISLENTPTLAFPSISTADFHFNLDKASDIIVEKVEEYVNKLGNARLVLVDLSQNSKILSLVKAKAAEKNIDTKKFFTFAGNITKLYSEGGLHCTVIANATNWRLKPGGGGVNAAIFSAAGPALETATKVRAGSLNPGKAIVVPLPSSSPLFSREGVTHVIHVLGPNMNSQRPNHLNNDYVKGCQILREAYSSLFDGFAFIVRTQGKPVKDNFEKELKREAQAEQGSTNGEKAKREAVCEVDMNKKYKSFVKELGPNVGSSGDGNTGEQTRKAWGSWAQALYDTAMHPERHKNIIEKSDDVVVLNDLYPKAQKHLLVLARIEGLDRLADVQKEHLTLLKTMHSVGLKWAEMFLSENNSLIFRLGYHSVPSMRQLHLHVVSQDFDSKHLKNKKHWNSFNSPFFQDSVDVIDEVSQNGKATLKDENFLSMELRCHRCQSAHPNIPRLKAHISSCQASFPAFLLQNGRLVFLAGKDANH
- the LOC107789889 gene encoding transcription factor bHLH140 isoform X3, with amino-acid sequence MEAMEIDPETNSKGKDEAKPIMVILMGAPGSGKSTFCDLVMRVSTRPWVRICQDTIGNGKAGTKNQCLTGAASALKEGKSVFIDRCNLDREQRADFLKLVGPEVEKHAVVLDLPAKVCISRSVKRTGHEGNLQGGKAAAVVNRMLQKKELPKLNEGYTRITVCQDEKDVQAAINTYTALGPSDKLPPGFFGQKNSDAKVQLGIMKFLKKKDPPGCSDTVTNVSPENIQSHATKEKDSNQVLESREEPKMASAGSNISLENTPTLAFPSISTADFHFNLDKASDIIVEKVEEYVNKLGNARLVLVDLSQNSKILSLVKAKAAEKNIDTKKFFTFAGNITKLYSEGGLHCTVIANATNWRLKPGGGGVNAAIFSAAGPALETATKVRAGSLNPGKAIVVPLPSSSPLFSREGVTHVIHVLGPNMNSQRPNHLNNDYVKGCQILREAYSSLFDGFAFIVRTQGKPVKDNFEKELKREAQAEQGSTNGEKAKREAVCEVDMNKKYKSFVKELGPNVGSSGDGNTGEQTRKAWGSWAQALYDTAMHPERHKNIIEKSDDVVVLNDLYPKAQKHLLVLARIEGLDRLADVQKEHLTLLKTMHSVGLKWAEMFLSENNSLIFRLGYHSVPSMRQLHLHVDSVDVIDEVSQNGKATLKDENFLSMELRCHRCQSAHPNIPRLKAHISSCQASFPAFLLQNGRLVFLAGKDANH